The stretch of DNA TGATCAGTTAACTGAACTGCCTAATCGATATTTATTACGGGAAAAGGTAAATGAAGCAATAATTAATTCAAGAAAGTGCAATTGTCATTTTGCGCTGCTGTTTCTGGATTTGGATCGTTTCAAAGCGATAAATGATACGATGGGGCATGAAATAGGCGACAAAGTATTAATTGAAATTGCGGAACGATTGAAAGAATGTGTCAGTGATAATGACATCATATCTAGGTATGGCGGAGATGAATTTTCTATTCTTCTTACTGATTCTGAAATACGAAGAGCGAGTGAAGTTGCAGATAAAATCATTACTAAATTATCTTCTCCTATTACTCTTTATCATCATGACTTATTGGTTACCCCTAGTATCGGTATTACCGTTTTTCCTACACATGGTGAAAGTTTTGATACGTTAATTAAAAATGCGGATTTAGCCATGTATCACGCAAAAAGTTTAGGCAGAAATAACTTTCAATTCTTTAATGAGGAGTTAAATAAAATAGCTCAGCATGAATTAGAGATGGAAGTAAATTTACGTAAAGCCTTGGAGCAAAATCAACTGGTGTTATTCTATCAGCCTCAGGTAAATTTAGAAACCAACCAGATTTACGGTGCTGAAGCATTAATGAGGTGGATTCATCCAGAAAAAGGGATCATTCCACCTGCAGTTTTTATCCCCATTGCTGAAGAAACTGGGTTGATAATTCCAATGGGTGAGTGGGCAATAAGAACGGCGTGTAAGGAAAATAAAAGGTGGCAGTCAGCAGGTTACTCACCAATCACTGTTTCTGTAAATATATCAGCAAAACAGTTTTTTCAATCAAATTTAGTTGAAATCGTTAAAGATGCCTTAACTGAGACAGGACTTGAGCCTAGATATTTAGAATTGGAGATTACTGAAAGTATTACAATGGATGTGGAACATTCGATTTCAACACTATTGGAATTAAAGAATCTAGGAGTCAAGATTAGTATAGATGATTTTGGGACGGGATATAGTTCACTAAATTATCTAAGAAGGCTGCCAATCGATAAACTAAAGATCGACCAATCATTTATTCGGGAATGTCCCGATGACCTAAACAGTAATACTCTCGTTAGGACCATTATTGTAATGGCACATCTTCTTAAACTCAAAGTTAAAGCGGAGGGAGTCGAAACACAAGAACAAATATCCTTTCTGCTTCAACAGGGGTGTAAGGAGGCACAAGGATATTATTTCAGCAAACCTATTCCTGTTCTAGAATTTGAAACAAAATATATGGAAAAACGCTTGGAAAGTTAATTCCAAGCGTTTTTTTACAGTAGCCATGATTT from Neobacillus sp. CF12 encodes:
- a CDS encoding bifunctional diguanylate cyclase/phosphodiesterase, which translates into the protein MEEITLGVGLAIEIVLIIVTILIISSHLRKNSRNNKNLKLNEQYYKSLFEQNPDAIFIFDLNGKFVVANKAVSIYGYSIGELIDKPFADFILPNDIERVTAHFNVAAEGMATNYECSILDKEGLQREISVTNIPIFVNEQITGVYSIIKDITQHIKAQNLLMEAEAKYRSLIENSLVGVYIMQDGKLVYVNPRLCEMSGYKCEELLGLSVSEFIYPEDLPIVSENIRKRLSNETGMIKYEYRALRKDNSVITFELYGSKIVYNGRDAIIGTVIDITERKNTEKMIKHMAYHDQLTELPNRYLLREKVNEAIINSRKCNCHFALLFLDLDRFKAINDTMGHEIGDKVLIEIAERLKECVSDNDIISRYGGDEFSILLTDSEIRRASEVADKIITKLSSPITLYHHDLLVTPSIGITVFPTHGESFDTLIKNADLAMYHAKSLGRNNFQFFNEELNKIAQHELEMEVNLRKALEQNQLVLFYQPQVNLETNQIYGAEALMRWIHPEKGIIPPAVFIPIAEETGLIIPMGEWAIRTACKENKRWQSAGYSPITVSVNISAKQFFQSNLVEIVKDALTETGLEPRYLELEITESITMDVEHSISTLLELKNLGVKISIDDFGTGYSSLNYLRRLPIDKLKIDQSFIRECPDDLNSNTLVRTIIVMAHLLKLKVKAEGVETQEQISFLLQQGCKEAQGYYFSKPIPVLEFETKYMEKRLES